In Dermatophilus congolensis, a genomic segment contains:
- a CDS encoding SAF domain-containing protein, whose product MPLPSPQHSSTRAIPSRRSLYRRALLRKGLAGLLTIIAVWLFTTVLGLTHGAEASAWVTIRDMEAGEQLTENDVRSVPIEASLLTPSANAITREYLASGNVLTAPITSGEVVTASRLRSPDSFDKLPANRRAVRIPLADVGSASILRAGSHVDIHSPPTALSSPLTCLFFRLTRPPGTATPKLLEQSLMSPLTEHPSSWPRSAPQLTTAAQSPLPSGVAEPQPCPVHCPTST is encoded by the coding sequence ATGCCTCTGCCATCTCCGCAACACTCCAGCACACGCGCCATCCCCTCCCGCCGGTCACTCTACCGACGCGCGCTCCTGCGCAAAGGCCTCGCGGGACTGCTCACTATCATTGCCGTGTGGCTATTCACTACTGTTCTGGGGCTTACACACGGGGCAGAAGCTAGCGCATGGGTAACCATCCGCGATATGGAAGCCGGTGAACAACTCACCGAGAACGATGTCCGCTCCGTCCCCATCGAAGCATCCCTACTCACCCCCTCCGCCAACGCCATTACTCGTGAATATCTGGCCTCCGGGAACGTGCTTACAGCCCCCATCACCTCTGGAGAAGTTGTCACAGCCTCCCGGCTTCGCAGTCCCGACTCTTTCGACAAACTGCCCGCCAACCGTCGTGCCGTGCGTATTCCCCTGGCTGACGTGGGCTCAGCCTCCATCCTTCGCGCCGGAAGCCACGTCGACATCCACTCCCCACCAACGGCGCTGTCATCGCCGCTGACGTGCCTGTTCTTCAGGTTGACACGCCCACCGGGGACAGCGACACCAAAACTGCTGGAGCAATCCTTGATGTCCCCGCTGACCGAGCACCCCAGCTCATGGCCACGCTCGGCACCACAACTCACGACGGCGGCGCAGTCACCCTTGCCATCCGGAGTCGCTGAACCGCAGCCATGTCCGGTGCATTGCCCTACAAGCACATAG
- the rsmI gene encoding 16S rRNA (cytidine(1402)-2'-O)-methyltransferase — protein sequence MSGTLFLAATPIGNDGDASLRLRELLQSAPVIAAEDTRRLTRLCERLGIRYTGEAVSFHEHNEASKAPELVERLKAGVDVLLVTDAGMPSVSDPGYRLVVEAAQAQVTVTCLPGPSAALTALAVSGLPVDRFCFEGFLPRKAGPRAAALEQVAQERRTLIYFEAPHRTAATLAAMVQAFGADRSAAVCRELTKTYEEVVRGTLAELVEWANGEIRGEIVIVVAGACEVEQAVDFESAVEEVAARVAAGEKLTTVTATVAKATGHSRKELYNAFVAK from the coding sequence ATGAGTGGAACTTTGTTTCTGGCGGCAACCCCTATCGGTAACGACGGTGATGCGTCATTGAGGCTGCGCGAATTGCTGCAGTCAGCGCCCGTCATCGCCGCAGAAGACACCCGCCGCTTAACGCGTTTGTGTGAGCGTTTAGGTATCCGATACACCGGCGAGGCGGTCAGCTTCCATGAACACAACGAGGCGTCAAAGGCCCCGGAATTAGTAGAACGGCTGAAAGCCGGAGTGGATGTCTTGTTGGTGACAGACGCTGGCATGCCTTCGGTGAGTGACCCGGGATACCGGCTCGTAGTAGAGGCAGCGCAAGCGCAGGTGACGGTGACATGCCTGCCCGGGCCGAGCGCTGCGTTAACTGCCCTTGCAGTTTCAGGACTTCCGGTGGACAGGTTCTGCTTTGAAGGTTTCTTGCCTCGCAAAGCAGGCCCTCGAGCCGCTGCGCTCGAACAGGTCGCGCAGGAACGTCGCACGTTGATCTATTTCGAAGCACCTCACCGTACAGCGGCGACTTTGGCGGCGATGGTGCAAGCCTTTGGCGCTGACCGTTCAGCGGCAGTGTGTCGTGAGCTAACGAAAACGTATGAAGAAGTGGTGCGTGGCACGTTGGCTGAGCTGGTTGAGTGGGCCAACGGCGAAATCCGGGGCGAGATTGTCATCGTGGTTGCTGGCGCTTGCGAAGTGGAGCAGGCAGTGGACTTCGAGAGCGCGGTGGAAGAAGTTGCCGCGCGAGTGGCGGCCGGTGAGAAATTGACCACTGTGACGGCAACTGTGGCGAAAGCCACGGGACACTCTCGTAAAGAGTTGTACAACGCATTTGTGGCGAAGTAA
- a CDS encoding succinate dehydrogenase cytochrome b subunit has protein sequence MATNTLTKPTSPGRSTIGLKLMMAVSGLLFVFFVLMHMYGNLKILAGHELFNEYAHHLRTMFMPILPYSGFLWLFRIVLLVAVIAHIYSAATLWKRAKAARGTRYAVSKSAAASASSKAMRWGGIALLLFLIWHLLQFTIVQFNVGPLPAADPASLVVSSFQVWWVTLIYIGAMVALGLHLHHGTWSACQTLGFTNTAKARSWAKGIGLFVAVVVVVGFLIPPLAIQFGLIH, from the coding sequence GTGGCTACCAATACCCTCACAAAACCGACGTCCCCCGGTCGGTCGACCATCGGGCTCAAGCTCATGATGGCCGTCTCGGGTCTTCTCTTTGTTTTCTTTGTGCTGATGCACATGTACGGAAACTTGAAGATTCTCGCCGGACATGAGCTTTTCAATGAATATGCGCACCATCTGCGCACCATGTTTATGCCCATCCTTCCCTATTCAGGGTTCTTGTGGCTCTTCCGCATTGTTCTTCTTGTTGCGGTGATCGCACACATTTATTCAGCTGCCACGTTGTGGAAGCGAGCCAAAGCAGCGCGTGGAACTAGGTATGCGGTGAGCAAGTCCGCTGCTGCGAGTGCCTCTTCGAAGGCGATGCGTTGGGGTGGTATTGCGCTGCTGCTGTTCTTGATCTGGCACTTGCTGCAATTCACGATCGTGCAATTCAACGTTGGTCCGTTGCCGGCTGCTGACCCAGCATCGTTGGTGGTTTCGAGCTTCCAGGTGTGGTGGGTGACGCTTATTTACATCGGGGCGATGGTGGCGTTGGGGCTGCATTTGCATCACGGCACCTGGTCGGCCTGTCAGACGCTCGGTTTCACGAACACCGCCAAAGCGCGTTCTTGGGCTAAGGGCATTGGTTTGTTCGTTGCGGTGGTTGTGGTGGTTGGGTTCCTCATCCCGCCGCTGGCCATCCAGTTCGGTCTGATCCACTGA
- a CDS encoding MogA/MoaB family molybdenum cofactor biosynthesis protein, translating to MSAAEGLGAVGVPGQAGQGERPHGAGGVVVPDPFVGRAAARSSFADGASACVITCSDRASSGEYEDVSGRILCERLTAWGFEVAAVLVGDGEPVREAVGATVRAGVRVVLTSGGTGVASRDLTPEMTEAFIDRPLPGVVEAIRAVGIARGVPTSMLSRGCAGMAGESFVVNLPGSSGATRDALDVLADVLPHVLVQTGSV from the coding sequence GTGAGTGCTGCTGAGGGTCTGGGGGCGGTTGGTGTGCCGGGTCAGGCAGGGCAGGGTGAGCGGCCGCATGGTGCTGGTGGGGTAGTGGTTCCTGATCCTTTTGTGGGGCGGGCGGCGGCTCGCTCTTCTTTTGCTGATGGTGCTTCTGCTTGTGTGATTACCTGCTCGGATCGAGCTAGTTCGGGTGAGTATGAGGATGTTTCTGGCCGGATTTTGTGTGAGCGGCTTACTGCATGGGGGTTTGAGGTAGCTGCTGTTCTCGTTGGTGATGGTGAGCCTGTTCGGGAAGCTGTGGGTGCTACTGTTCGGGCGGGGGTGCGGGTTGTGTTGACCAGCGGGGGTACGGGGGTTGCTTCGCGTGATCTGACTCCGGAGATGACCGAGGCGTTCATTGATCGTCCGTTGCCGGGGGTTGTTGAGGCGATCCGGGCGGTGGGAATTGCTCGTGGTGTGCCTACGTCGATGCTTAGTCGTGGGTGTGCGGGGATGGCTGGTGAGTCTTTTGTGGTGAATCTTCCGGGGTCTTCTGGGGCGACTCGGGATGCTCTTGATGTTTTGGCGGATGTGCTTCCGCATGTTCTTGTTCAAACGGGAAGTGTTTGA
- a CDS encoding dolichyl-phosphate-mannose--protein mannosyltransferase yields the protein MAEITMLRQRLLGHRPPNLLRDWIAAIAITLWAGIIRIVGLAHPNTLVFDETYYVKQGWSMILYGHERRVENSLASANASPKVDEVFAAGTPDVFGPVADFVVHPPVGKWLIGFGQWAFGVENPFSWRIASAVFGTLSILMIIRIGRRLFGSTSLGLIAGVLMAFDGQHFVHSRTGLLDVFVMFFALAAFGALLIDRDRSRERLAEIVGTWRAEGMRADDPRLRFGPWLGLRPWRLVAGVSLGLATGVKWSGLYFLVAFGLLTVFWDMGARRAAGIRRWWFAAMLIEAPQAAVTMVGATVLTYVATWTGWFLTDSGFDRHWADENPAAKTFSFVPDALRSLWHYHVQMYEFHRGLHTKHDYMSNPWSWIVQGRPTSFYYQSYHNGQSGCTTDNCSAAITNLGNPVIWWAGALSIAVLFTMWAWRRDWRAGAILAGYAGGYLPWFTLQDRTIYTFYSVAFLPFVVLGVVYCLGLAIGPATASPGRRRSGLIAVSMYVVLAAAVFVFFYPVLAAEVIPYESWRARMWFPSWI from the coding sequence ATGGCCGAGATCACTATGCTGCGCCAACGACTACTCGGTCATCGACCCCCGAACCTTCTTCGTGACTGGATAGCAGCCATCGCGATCACTCTGTGGGCCGGAATCATCCGCATCGTCGGGCTCGCACACCCCAACACCCTTGTCTTTGACGAGACGTACTACGTCAAGCAGGGATGGTCGATGATCCTCTATGGGCACGAACGTCGTGTCGAGAACTCTCTCGCTTCCGCCAATGCCTCTCCAAAGGTCGACGAGGTTTTCGCTGCCGGGACTCCGGACGTGTTTGGCCCGGTGGCAGATTTCGTAGTCCACCCTCCGGTCGGGAAATGGCTTATTGGCTTTGGCCAGTGGGCGTTTGGTGTTGAAAACCCGTTCAGCTGGCGTATCGCCTCTGCAGTTTTTGGCACGTTGTCGATTCTGATGATCATTCGAATCGGGCGCCGTCTTTTCGGTTCAACGAGCTTGGGGCTCATCGCTGGTGTACTCATGGCTTTCGACGGTCAGCATTTTGTGCACTCCCGCACTGGCCTACTCGACGTGTTCGTCATGTTTTTTGCTCTTGCGGCATTCGGTGCGCTGCTTATTGATCGTGACCGTTCGCGTGAACGCCTCGCTGAAATTGTGGGGACATGGCGAGCCGAAGGCATGCGGGCAGATGACCCACGGTTGCGTTTTGGCCCGTGGCTTGGCCTGCGTCCGTGGCGTCTTGTGGCTGGGGTGAGTTTGGGGTTGGCCACAGGAGTGAAGTGGTCAGGTCTGTATTTTCTTGTCGCATTCGGCCTGTTGACCGTTTTCTGGGATATGGGTGCCCGTCGTGCTGCGGGGATTCGTCGATGGTGGTTCGCAGCGATGCTCATCGAAGCACCTCAGGCGGCAGTCACTATGGTCGGTGCGACGGTCCTCACGTATGTCGCTACGTGGACTGGCTGGTTCCTCACAGACAGCGGATTTGACCGGCATTGGGCTGATGAGAACCCCGCGGCAAAGACTTTTAGCTTTGTACCGGATGCTCTTCGTTCTCTATGGCACTACCACGTGCAGATGTACGAATTTCATCGCGGATTGCACACCAAGCACGATTACATGAGTAATCCGTGGTCATGGATTGTGCAGGGGCGCCCCACCTCTTTCTATTACCAGAGCTACCACAATGGTCAATCTGGTTGCACAACGGATAATTGCAGCGCAGCGATCACTAATCTCGGAAATCCCGTGATCTGGTGGGCTGGAGCATTGTCTATTGCTGTGCTTTTCACCATGTGGGCGTGGCGGCGTGATTGGCGGGCGGGAGCGATTCTTGCCGGCTATGCCGGTGGCTACCTGCCTTGGTTTACTTTGCAGGACCGCACTATTTACACCTTTTACTCGGTGGCTTTTTTGCCGTTCGTGGTGTTGGGAGTGGTGTACTGCCTCGGATTGGCGATTGGCCCAGCTACGGCATCACCAGGACGTCGCCGTAGTGGTCTCATCGCTGTAAGCATGTACGTGGTTCTGGCTGCAGCTGTTTTCGTGTTCTTCTACCCGGTACTAGCTGCTGAAGTCATTCCGTACGAGAGCTGGCGAGCCCGAATGTGGTTCCCCTCCTGGATTTAA
- a CDS encoding molybdopterin molybdotransferase MoeA, translating to MLSVAEYRSRVLSQVEVTAAVESPLRGAVGRVLAEPLVSAVDLPGFDNSAMDGYAVRAGDVANAGEQMPVFLPVQADIAAGSCERVSLAAGTAVRIMTGAPMPQGADAVVQVEHTDGGVDRVRVDVPVADGRHVRRRGEDVRAGEVVIPAGRVLGARELALAAAAGCVSAWVYPLPKVLILSTGDELVPLGQMPGFGEVVDSNGVMLEALLGSWGVESVHISGVKDTVEEVLGAIDRGVDQGCSVVISTGGVSMGAYDAVKAALADRGVRFEKVAMMPGKPQGFGRLALEGVEGGVPVFTLPGNPVSAYVSFCVFVLPALQAMAGAEPCGVPVEVVQVVGKCPQPRDRTQFVRVRLERDGAGCAVATVLPGQGSHMLQALADADGLMEIPAVSDGGAVGASTYRCLVLMDARLGGQV from the coding sequence ATGCTGAGCGTCGCTGAATACCGTTCTCGTGTGTTGTCTCAGGTGGAAGTTACGGCTGCGGTGGAGTCGCCGCTGCGAGGTGCGGTGGGGCGAGTGTTGGCCGAACCGTTGGTCAGTGCGGTGGATTTGCCGGGGTTTGATAATTCGGCGATGGATGGGTACGCAGTGCGGGCTGGTGATGTTGCCAACGCTGGGGAACAAATGCCCGTGTTTTTGCCGGTGCAGGCAGATATCGCGGCTGGTTCATGTGAGCGAGTGTCGCTGGCTGCAGGGACGGCGGTGCGCATCATGACGGGGGCTCCGATGCCGCAGGGCGCGGATGCGGTGGTGCAGGTGGAGCACACTGATGGTGGAGTTGATCGTGTCCGGGTGGATGTGCCAGTTGCTGATGGTCGTCATGTACGTCGCCGGGGTGAGGACGTGCGTGCTGGGGAGGTTGTGATCCCTGCTGGGCGTGTTTTAGGGGCGCGGGAACTGGCGTTGGCTGCGGCGGCGGGATGTGTTTCGGCTTGGGTGTACCCGTTGCCGAAGGTGTTGATTCTTTCCACGGGTGATGAGTTGGTGCCGCTGGGGCAAATGCCTGGTTTTGGTGAAGTCGTGGACAGCAATGGGGTGATGCTGGAGGCCTTGCTGGGTTCCTGGGGGGTTGAGTCGGTGCATATCAGTGGGGTGAAAGACACAGTGGAGGAGGTGTTGGGGGCGATTGATCGGGGGGTTGATCAGGGGTGCTCTGTGGTGATTTCTACTGGTGGGGTCTCGATGGGGGCCTATGACGCAGTGAAGGCTGCGTTGGCGGATCGGGGAGTGCGGTTTGAGAAGGTGGCGATGATGCCGGGTAAGCCGCAGGGATTTGGGCGTCTTGCGCTGGAGGGCGTTGAGGGTGGGGTGCCGGTGTTTACGTTGCCGGGCAATCCGGTGAGCGCTTATGTGTCTTTTTGTGTGTTTGTGTTGCCTGCGTTGCAGGCGATGGCGGGGGCTGAGCCGTGTGGCGTTCCTGTTGAGGTGGTGCAGGTGGTGGGGAAGTGCCCGCAGCCTCGGGATCGTACGCAGTTTGTGCGGGTGCGGTTGGAGCGGGATGGGGCTGGTTGTGCTGTTGCGACGGTGTTGCCTGGTCAGGGGTCGCATATGTTGCAGGCTTTAGCTGATGCTGATGGTCTTATGGAGATTCCTGCTGTTTCTGATGGTGGTGCGGTTGGGGCCTCGACGTATCGTTGCTTGGTTTTGATGGATGCCAGATTGGGAGGGCAGGTATGA
- a CDS encoding ATP-binding protein: MSSTPNEPNGTGTSPDNTHVAQAPARDTLNDHTETGRPGRANRVATAVRRWQRELSELGGPNTLLWHKDSVESDLELTTAHPGGVSMLMAGRATRLSDLVRERSAFLQACRTVELIRGKAIELEEERGLRTCFMAIGMATWNVPGAQQRACAPVLIRSCTLHPVDPAHRDYDIDLGDDLDLNPVLVNYLASRGITIDPENIVDLAYTSQRFDPQPVFREIQRLGAELDDLKVIDRKVVSTFSPAKLPMIADLRDLGDTLVDHDVIAALAGDTQASELLANDDVTDNHGDITAVRELLVLDADSHQENAINAVRAGVSLAITGAPGTGRTQTVANIVAGALAVGKRVLVVANKRTALVDLHKRLNQCELGDFVLDFPDGAHSPAEPSRAYVDSISTQTNDDEPDITDLTKRHEHYRARLAAHREHLHAPRTPWGVSIFDALSARTRLARRSVPPTSTVRLPAEVLNHMDRATCETAGATLKQAALAGAWTHGPQDPWAGARVTEQTQVDSLTTLVRDLAGKRFTNDTTRLDAIFADVGLPAATCPADWAEALAILTSARRTMGIFSEDVYTADLDSLVDATADREQRERAGITLGWWARNSLTRRAKDLLRENQNSHIKLHAPLVSARDERTRWQTLGGRGGPRIPDALDEAIRLWNGLASDIARLEEVLAASREGADLLHQSVPQVADRVTRLAEHTDRLTILPTVTPLLDELTRLGLQPLVDDLANRNVKPDDAVEELEHVWWESILETLGNEPTHEETIAEALAEYIRLDQQYIRTGGRRVAARATSRMKHAKVVYADQAAYLASQARQVSHHDRPRDLLTYTADALLAARPIWTMSPLVVGATVPPGQWFDLVIIEGAEQITTAESISAIARAGQVVLVGDTHGLPPAPFSLTASTPARGDMVATSQHAQSVLSQLSSVLPQHRLGWQYGCDDERIFGFANLHEYNEEFVTFASTRSDRPIDLVTVSAPEEHPGDTSTAFSRDLTRLEVAEVVRLALEHARNTPELSLGIATVSPEHTVHILSELRHRLTDEPDPVVLAFFEAQEHSTAGPEGEPFYVKNLERVPGDMRDRMIFAIGTAAGQDGRALHRAGPLGLDGGERRINCVVAAARSRLTVVTSLTASDLDGGRMTSRGARALHDLIAYADSGGDREVLRRQVGGHASNVTPLRTIRRSDDAILGEFALQLRKEGLVVHERLGSSCAPLDLAVEDPYVPGRIVVAIESDGRRYADMTCTRERERLRGEQFDAMGWEYVRVWSEDLAEKPSADVARVIEAIRTADARAGRVAGRSARNRSTGTSSDLW; the protein is encoded by the coding sequence GTGAGTTCAACGCCTAACGAGCCCAACGGCACCGGCACCTCCCCCGACAACACCCACGTCGCCCAGGCCCCCGCCCGCGACACTCTCAACGACCACACCGAAACCGGCCGCCCCGGCCGCGCCAACCGTGTCGCTACCGCCGTGCGCCGCTGGCAACGCGAACTCTCCGAACTAGGCGGCCCCAACACCCTCCTCTGGCACAAAGACTCCGTCGAAAGCGACCTCGAACTCACCACCGCCCACCCCGGCGGAGTCTCCATGCTCATGGCCGGCCGCGCCACTCGCCTCTCCGACCTCGTCCGCGAGCGCAGCGCATTCCTTCAAGCCTGCCGCACCGTAGAACTCATCCGCGGAAAAGCTATCGAACTCGAAGAAGAACGCGGCCTGCGCACCTGTTTCATGGCCATCGGCATGGCCACCTGGAACGTACCCGGCGCCCAACAGCGCGCCTGCGCCCCCGTTCTCATCCGCTCCTGCACCCTGCACCCCGTCGATCCCGCCCACCGTGACTACGACATAGACCTGGGCGACGATCTCGACCTCAACCCCGTCCTGGTCAACTATCTCGCCAGCCGTGGCATCACCATCGACCCCGAAAACATCGTCGACCTCGCCTACACTTCGCAACGCTTCGACCCTCAACCGGTCTTCCGTGAAATCCAACGACTCGGAGCCGAACTCGATGACCTCAAAGTCATCGACCGTAAAGTCGTCAGCACTTTCTCGCCAGCTAAACTGCCCATGATCGCTGACCTACGCGACCTTGGCGACACCCTTGTCGACCACGATGTCATCGCCGCCCTCGCCGGAGACACCCAAGCCAGCGAGCTCCTAGCCAACGACGACGTCACCGACAACCACGGCGACATCACTGCCGTGCGCGAACTCCTTGTCCTGGACGCCGATTCCCACCAAGAAAACGCCATCAACGCTGTCCGTGCAGGCGTATCCCTGGCCATTACCGGCGCACCTGGCACCGGCCGCACCCAGACCGTCGCCAATATTGTTGCCGGAGCCCTCGCCGTCGGTAAACGCGTCCTCGTCGTGGCCAACAAGCGCACAGCACTGGTCGACCTACACAAACGGCTCAACCAATGCGAACTTGGCGACTTCGTCCTGGACTTCCCCGACGGAGCCCACTCACCCGCAGAACCCAGCCGCGCCTACGTCGACTCCATCTCCACCCAAACCAACGACGACGAACCCGACATCACCGACCTCACCAAACGCCACGAGCACTACCGAGCCCGCCTCGCCGCACACCGTGAACACCTCCACGCCCCCCGAACCCCTTGGGGTGTCAGCATCTTCGATGCACTCAGTGCCCGTACCCGCCTAGCTCGACGCAGCGTCCCACCCACCTCAACCGTGCGCCTGCCCGCTGAGGTCCTCAACCACATGGACCGCGCCACCTGCGAAACCGCAGGGGCAACACTCAAACAAGCAGCGCTAGCAGGTGCCTGGACACACGGCCCCCAAGATCCCTGGGCTGGGGCCCGCGTCACCGAACAAACCCAAGTCGATAGCCTCACCACCCTCGTGCGTGACCTGGCCGGTAAACGCTTCACCAACGACACCACCCGACTAGACGCCATCTTCGCCGACGTTGGCCTACCTGCCGCCACATGCCCTGCTGACTGGGCTGAAGCTCTCGCCATTCTCACCTCAGCCCGCCGCACCATGGGCATATTTTCCGAGGACGTCTACACCGCAGACCTGGACTCTCTTGTCGACGCCACCGCCGACCGAGAACAACGCGAACGTGCAGGAATCACCCTGGGCTGGTGGGCCCGCAACTCCCTGACCCGCCGAGCCAAAGACCTACTACGCGAAAACCAAAACAGCCACATCAAACTCCATGCCCCCCTCGTTAGCGCCCGCGACGAACGCACCCGCTGGCAAACACTCGGCGGGCGAGGCGGGCCACGCATCCCTGATGCGCTCGATGAAGCAATCCGCCTTTGGAACGGGCTCGCTTCGGACATCGCCCGACTCGAAGAAGTCCTCGCAGCCAGCCGTGAGGGTGCAGATCTTCTACACCAGTCGGTCCCACAGGTGGCTGACCGGGTCACTCGCCTTGCCGAACACACCGACCGGCTCACCATCTTGCCTACTGTCACGCCACTACTGGACGAACTTACCCGCCTGGGGCTGCAACCCCTTGTCGATGATCTGGCCAACCGCAACGTCAAACCCGACGATGCCGTCGAAGAACTCGAACACGTTTGGTGGGAGTCAATCCTCGAAACTCTCGGTAACGAACCCACACATGAGGAAACCATTGCCGAGGCACTCGCCGAGTACATCCGCCTCGACCAGCAGTACATACGAACTGGTGGGCGTCGTGTCGCGGCACGCGCAACCAGCCGTATGAAGCACGCCAAAGTTGTCTACGCAGACCAAGCTGCCTACCTCGCTTCACAAGCACGCCAAGTCAGCCACCACGACCGTCCTCGCGACCTACTCACGTACACCGCTGACGCGCTTTTAGCTGCCCGCCCCATCTGGACGATGAGTCCCCTCGTCGTCGGTGCCACCGTCCCACCCGGACAATGGTTTGACCTGGTCATCATCGAAGGCGCCGAGCAAATCACCACAGCTGAATCTATTTCCGCTATCGCACGAGCCGGACAAGTCGTTCTCGTTGGTGACACCCACGGCCTGCCCCCGGCCCCCTTCTCGCTCACCGCATCCACTCCCGCACGTGGCGACATGGTCGCCACCAGCCAACACGCGCAGTCTGTCCTTAGCCAGCTCTCCTCGGTTCTGCCTCAGCATCGACTCGGTTGGCAATATGGATGCGACGACGAACGTATTTTCGGGTTCGCTAACCTGCACGAATACAACGAGGAGTTCGTCACCTTCGCGAGCACCCGCTCGGATCGGCCTATCGATTTGGTCACCGTCAGCGCCCCGGAAGAACACCCCGGAGACACCAGCACTGCCTTCAGCCGCGATCTCACCCGCCTTGAAGTCGCCGAAGTTGTCCGCCTGGCGCTTGAACATGCCAGGAACACACCAGAACTCAGTCTCGGTATCGCTACGGTCAGCCCTGAACACACCGTGCATATCCTCAGCGAACTGCGTCACCGACTCACCGATGAGCCTGATCCGGTTGTTCTGGCCTTCTTCGAGGCGCAAGAACACTCCACCGCAGGCCCTGAAGGCGAACCGTTCTACGTCAAAAACCTTGAACGCGTGCCCGGAGACATGCGTGACCGCATGATTTTCGCTATCGGTACCGCTGCTGGCCAAGACGGGCGAGCTCTGCACCGGGCAGGTCCGCTGGGCCTTGACGGAGGCGAACGTCGCATCAACTGTGTCGTTGCTGCAGCACGTTCCCGCTTGACCGTAGTCACCTCATTGACTGCCAGTGACCTCGACGGCGGACGCATGACAAGTCGGGGAGCCCGTGCCCTGCACGACCTCATTGCCTATGCAGATTCCGGGGGCGATCGTGAGGTGCTGCGTCGCCAAGTTGGTGGGCACGCCTCCAACGTCACTCCGTTGCGTACGATCCGACGCAGTGATGACGCCATCCTCGGCGAATTTGCGCTCCAGCTCCGCAAAGAGGGACTTGTTGTGCATGAGCGCCTCGGCAGTTCTTGTGCGCCACTGGACCTGGCTGTTGAAGACCCGTACGTGCCAGGACGCATCGTTGTCGCGATCGAGTCTGATGGGCGCCGATACGCGGACATGACTTGCACCCGTGAACGAGAACGTTTGCGTGGTGAACAGTTCGACGCGATGGGATGGGAATATGTGCGCGTGTGGAGCGAAGATCTCGCTGAAAAGCCAAGTGCTGACGTCGCTCGTGTGATTGAAGCGATCCGCACAGCCGATGCCCGAGCTGGCCGGGTGGCTGGCCGGTCGGCGCGCAATCGTTCTACCGGAACCTCGAGCGACCTATGGTGA
- the moaC gene encoding cyclic pyranopterin monophosphate synthase MoaC: protein MSDQGQGAMGLTHIRADGSAHMVDVSAKQVTARSASAAGSVVLSAAAIQALRCGEVPKGDALAVARIAGIQAAKRTPDLVPLAHPVAVHAVEVDLSVAQDRVDITATVRTADRTGIEMEALTCVTVAALTLIDMVKAVDKHGRITDVRVTAKSGGRSGDWCESQ, encoded by the coding sequence ATGAGTGATCAAGGGCAGGGTGCGATGGGTTTGACGCATATTCGCGCTGATGGGTCGGCTCACATGGTTGATGTTTCGGCTAAGCAGGTGACGGCTCGGTCGGCGTCGGCAGCTGGTTCGGTGGTGTTGAGCGCGGCAGCGATTCAAGCGCTTCGGTGTGGTGAGGTGCCTAAGGGTGATGCGTTGGCGGTGGCGCGTATCGCGGGGATTCAGGCGGCTAAGCGCACTCCGGATCTTGTGCCGTTGGCTCATCCTGTGGCTGTGCATGCGGTGGAGGTGGATTTGTCTGTTGCTCAGGATCGGGTGGACATCACGGCGACTGTTCGCACAGCCGATCGCACCGGCATTGAGATGGAAGCTTTGACGTGTGTGACGGTTGCAGCGTTGACGTTGATTGACATGGTGAAAGCTGTTGATAAGCACGGTCGGATCACGGATGTGCGGGTCACTGCTAAATCGGGTGGTCGTTCGGGTGATTGGTGTGAATCACAGTGA
- the mscL gene encoding large conductance mechanosensitive channel protein MscL: MLQGFKDFILRGNVIELAVAVVVGSAFQKVVDTFVSSIVTPIINAVGAPQSSGLGFSLRSDKAEATFINFSTIINAFVVFIITAAVVYFIFVLPMNKLAERRAKGVEPEPEVVSEDIALLREIRDELAAQRRQA, encoded by the coding sequence ATGCTCCAAGGCTTCAAGGACTTCATTCTCCGCGGAAACGTCATCGAGCTCGCGGTTGCCGTGGTTGTTGGCTCCGCGTTCCAGAAGGTTGTGGACACGTTCGTGTCCTCGATCGTCACCCCGATCATCAACGCTGTCGGAGCACCACAGTCCAGTGGTTTGGGCTTCTCACTGCGCTCAGACAAGGCTGAGGCCACTTTCATTAACTTCTCGACCATCATTAACGCGTTCGTGGTGTTCATCATCACCGCGGCAGTTGTGTACTTCATCTTCGTGCTGCCGATGAACAAACTCGCTGAGCGTCGCGCCAAGGGTGTCGAGCCCGAGCCCGAGGTCGTTTCTGAAGACATTGCTCTTCTACGCGAAATCCGCGACGAGCTCGCTGCGCAGCGCCGCCAAGCCTGA